One window of Longimicrobiales bacterium genomic DNA carries:
- a CDS encoding RidA family protein has protein sequence MKRRSINPTDWLQGFGLNHGVEVTEGQRVLYLSGQTSSGPDGAPMHVGDLVAQFRLAWQNLKNALAAADMTP, from the coding sequence ATGAAGAGGCGCAGCATCAACCCGACCGACTGGCTCCAGGGGTTCGGATTGAATCACGGCGTGGAGGTCACCGAAGGGCAGCGGGTCCTTTACCTCTCCGGACAGACGTCCAGTGGTCCCGACGGAGCGCCCATGCACGTCGGGGATCTGGTCGCGCAATTCAGGCTCGCATGGCAGAACCTGAAGAACGCTCTGGCCGCAGCTGACATGACGCCG
- the queG gene encoding tRNA epoxyqueuosine(34) reductase QueG — protein MQYDEISGVAADPHSAADVRRECLRLGFELVGLARVQPSAHGRYLRDWLAAGRHGTMSYLAREDAVERRLRPDVAHPELRSAIVLGVSYADDPDADPVPDAARGVIARYARGRDYHKVIKSRLLTLLRRLEEQAGTALPLARASVDTAPVLERELAQRAGLGWFGRSTMLINPKRGSYFFLATLLVELEFDEYDTPFERDHCGTCNACVAACPTGALLGRDESGAPVMDATRCISYLTIENRGEIPRELRPLIGNRIFGCDICQEVCPYTRKFSRPSSEPAFASRGPGEAPFGVQLEAGVSTSHPGTRSPSLIALLETALEEEAWDSFSRGSAIRRSGRAGFARNVCVGLGNWGSPAAVPVLSRALSDPEPLVRAHAAWALGRVGSAEARSALSAYASVETDARVLYELAAAMDA, from the coding sequence ATGCAGTACGATGAGATCAGCGGAGTAGCAGCGGATCCGCACAGTGCGGCGGACGTACGAAGAGAGTGCCTCAGGCTCGGCTTCGAGCTCGTCGGCCTTGCTCGCGTGCAGCCGAGCGCGCATGGCCGGTACCTGCGCGACTGGCTTGCGGCCGGCCGACACGGCACGATGTCCTATCTGGCCCGGGAGGATGCAGTCGAGCGACGGCTCCGCCCTGATGTCGCACATCCGGAGCTGCGTTCGGCCATCGTGCTGGGCGTGAGCTACGCGGATGACCCGGACGCCGACCCGGTGCCCGATGCGGCGCGCGGCGTCATCGCGCGATACGCGCGCGGCCGGGACTACCACAAAGTCATCAAGAGCAGACTGCTGACGCTGCTCCGCCGGCTCGAGGAGCAGGCGGGCACGGCGCTGCCGCTCGCCCGCGCGAGCGTCGATACTGCGCCCGTGCTCGAGCGCGAGCTGGCGCAGCGCGCAGGACTCGGCTGGTTCGGCCGCAGCACGATGCTGATCAACCCGAAGCGCGGGTCGTACTTCTTCCTCGCCACACTGCTCGTCGAGCTGGAGTTCGACGAGTACGACACGCCGTTCGAGCGCGATCACTGCGGCACATGCAACGCGTGCGTGGCTGCGTGTCCGACGGGTGCGCTGCTCGGTCGCGACGAGAGCGGTGCGCCGGTCATGGATGCGACGCGCTGCATCTCCTATCTGACGATCGAAAATCGTGGTGAGATACCGCGCGAGCTGCGCCCGCTCATCGGTAATCGGATTTTCGGATGTGATATCTGTCAGGAGGTGTGCCCATACACCCGTAAGTTCTCACGACCGTCCTCGGAACCGGCATTCGCTTCCCGCGGGCCGGGGGAAGCGCCGTTCGGTGTGCAGCTGGAGGCAGGCGTGTCGACGTCGCACCCCGGCACGCGCTCGCCCTCGCTCATTGCCCTGCTCGAGACGGCACTGGAGGAGGAGGCGTGGGACTCGTTCTCGCGCGGCTCCGCAATACGGCGCTCCGGCAGGGCGGGGTTCGCTCGCAACGTGTGCGTCGGGCTCGGCAACTGGGGCTCGCCGGCAGCGGTCCCCGTGCTCTCGCGGGCGTTGTCCGACCCCGAGCCGTTGGTGCGTGCGCATGCCGCCTGGGCACTCGGCAGAGTGGGCTCTGCCGAGGCCAGGTCAGCGCTGTCGGCGTATGCGTCGGTGGAAACCGACGCGCGCGTGCTGTATGAGTTGGCGGCGGCGATGGACGCCTGA
- a CDS encoding phage holin family protein: MSLIISWLILTLAVWITAMVLPGFHVKSFTSAIVVAAIFGALNVLLGWLFFTVFAIATLGLALLLAFITRWIINAILLKLTDALTDHLTIDGFRNALLGALMISLIGTVAEWLVRAIT; this comes from the coding sequence ATGAGCCTGATAATCTCCTGGCTGATTCTGACGCTGGCGGTGTGGATCACGGCAATGGTGCTGCCCGGCTTCCATGTGAAGAGCTTTACGAGCGCCATCGTCGTGGCGGCAATCTTCGGTGCGCTGAACGTGCTGCTGGGCTGGCTCTTCTTCACCGTTTTCGCGATTGCGACGCTGGGCCTGGCGCTACTGCTGGCGTTCATCACGCGCTGGATCATCAATGCGATTCTGCTCAAGCTGACGGACGCACTCACGGACCATCTGACGATCGATGGATTCCGTAACGCGCTGCTCGGCGCGCTGATGATTTCGCTGATCGGCACGGTCGCTGAATGGCTGGTCCGCGCCATCACCTGA
- a CDS encoding MqnA/MqnD/SBP family protein, translating into MARTIRVAHSPDSDDAFMFYALAENLIDTGDIEFVHELQDIETLNRRALNGELEVTAVSIHAYSYIADRYALLPHGASMGEGYGPRVVASDPLQPGDLRGRRIAIPGEMTSAYLALRMYMPEFEPVTVPFDEIIDYVAAGNADAGLIIHEGQLTFGDAGLHLIVDLGEWWAGETGGLPLPLGGNVIRRDLGDDLIRRVSKLLRESIAYGLDHRTPALEHAMQFGRDLDASQTDEFVGMYVNQRTLDYGADGRRAVQMFLDRGFEEGLIPNRVHVDFVED; encoded by the coding sequence ATGGCCCGCACCATCCGCGTCGCGCATTCGCCCGACTCAGACGACGCGTTCATGTTCTACGCGCTCGCCGAGAATCTCATCGATACCGGCGACATCGAGTTCGTCCACGAGCTGCAGGATATCGAGACACTGAACCGGCGCGCGCTGAACGGCGAGCTGGAGGTGACCGCGGTTTCGATACACGCGTACTCCTACATCGCCGACCGGTACGCGCTGCTGCCGCACGGCGCATCGATGGGTGAGGGCTACGGCCCGCGCGTCGTAGCGAGTGACCCGCTCCAGCCTGGCGACCTGCGCGGCCGGCGCATCGCCATCCCGGGCGAGATGACGTCCGCGTATCTCGCCCTGCGCATGTACATGCCGGAATTCGAGCCCGTGACCGTTCCGTTCGACGAGATCATCGATTACGTCGCTGCCGGCAATGCCGATGCAGGACTGATCATCCACGAGGGCCAGCTCACATTCGGCGATGCAGGACTCCACCTGATCGTCGACCTCGGCGAATGGTGGGCTGGTGAGACGGGCGGACTGCCGCTGCCGCTGGGCGGCAATGTCATTCGTCGTGACCTCGGTGATGACCTGATTCGCCGGGTGTCGAAGCTGCTGCGCGAATCCATTGCCTACGGCCTCGACCACCGCACCCCGGCCCTCGAGCATGCCATGCAGTTCGGCCGCGACCTGGACGCGAGCCAGACGGACGAATTCGTCGGCATGTATGTGAACCAGCGCACGCTGGATTATGGCGCGGATGGGAGGCGAGCGGTGCAGATGTTCCTGGATCGCGGGTTCGAGGAAGGTCTGATCCCCAATCGCGTTCACGTCGATTTCGTGGAGGACTGA
- a CDS encoding ATP-binding protein, whose protein sequence is MPEDVVGRLNQLSAAAAVLASDGRVLAWNRDAAALLGWKHGAQPRLAGANAPWLLRLLGAVEVEGSGLVVISRQRRDGTRRVLRLRASRFADRDLLVLIRDCTNEVGRPRHASVKEHRLRQFLDQLSDVVRDHAMLVADERGQIASWNSGAERLTGIAAEHVMGRHLAVLLVQEPAQIVALLERAAGTGRAEMKMDVRRSNGATMPAHVTIARLNDMGQQPTSFAIVLRDLSEQMRAEENLRRSEEQLRHSQKMDAVGRLASGIAHDFNNVLTAIQGHVQFLLEDLPQDLASRDDAEEIRKAADRATELTRQLLTFARKQPSKPISLSPNTLITEIEKLLRRLIRADVTLDTVLEDVPNVLIDPGQLEQVIVNLVVNARDAIGGTGGITITTSRVSVDQIGSARGLDLTPGDYVKIAVSDTGEGMSQATQLQIFEPFFTTKAEGTGLGLSTVYGIVKQAGGHISVYSESGRGTTFRVYLPVQEAGDATTTVISEGMSQSGTGTVLLVEDDASVRALAKRTLEASGYEVVEAADGEEALRIADGKAGIDVVVTDLTMPHLGGDELATRIRETNPDAGIVLMSGFSEVSLVREGRIGEHDHFLEKPFTPNALVDVVREAMQNIDGPSPTEPL, encoded by the coding sequence ATGCCGGAGGATGTCGTCGGTCGGCTGAATCAGCTGTCCGCCGCCGCCGCTGTCCTCGCCTCCGACGGCCGGGTCCTGGCCTGGAACCGGGATGCCGCCGCGCTGCTGGGCTGGAAGCACGGCGCGCAGCCGCGACTCGCGGGAGCGAATGCACCCTGGCTGCTCCGCCTGCTGGGCGCGGTGGAGGTCGAGGGCTCGGGGCTCGTGGTCATCTCGCGGCAGCGGCGCGATGGCACCCGCCGGGTGCTCAGGCTGCGGGCGAGCCGTTTCGCGGATCGTGATCTGCTGGTGCTGATACGGGACTGCACGAACGAAGTCGGGAGGCCACGGCATGCCAGTGTGAAGGAGCACAGGCTGCGGCAGTTCCTGGATCAGCTGTCGGATGTCGTGCGTGATCACGCGATGCTGGTAGCGGACGAACGCGGCCAGATCGCGAGCTGGAACAGTGGTGCCGAGAGATTGACCGGCATTGCGGCGGAGCACGTCATGGGCAGGCACCTGGCGGTACTGCTGGTGCAGGAGCCCGCGCAGATTGTCGCGCTCCTGGAACGTGCGGCGGGAACCGGCAGGGCGGAAATGAAGATGGACGTGCGTCGTTCGAACGGTGCGACGATGCCGGCGCACGTCACGATCGCGCGGCTCAACGACATGGGGCAGCAGCCGACATCCTTCGCGATCGTTCTGCGGGATCTGTCAGAGCAGATGCGGGCGGAAGAGAACCTGCGCCGCAGCGAAGAGCAGCTTCGGCACTCGCAGAAGATGGACGCGGTCGGCCGTCTCGCGTCCGGCATCGCTCACGATTTCAACAATGTCCTCACGGCCATTCAGGGTCACGTGCAGTTCCTGCTCGAGGATCTGCCGCAGGACCTCGCTTCGCGTGATGATGCGGAAGAGATCAGGAAGGCGGCGGACCGCGCAACCGAGCTGACGCGGCAGCTGCTGACGTTCGCACGCAAACAGCCGAGCAAACCCATCTCGCTCAGCCCGAACACGCTGATCACCGAGATCGAGAAGCTGCTCCGCCGTCTGATCCGCGCCGATGTCACGCTCGACACGGTGCTCGAGGATGTGCCGAACGTACTGATCGATCCCGGCCAGCTGGAGCAGGTCATCGTCAACCTGGTCGTGAATGCGCGCGACGCCATCGGTGGCACCGGCGGAATCACGATCACCACGTCGCGCGTCAGTGTCGATCAGATCGGCTCCGCTCGCGGTCTGGATCTCACGCCCGGCGACTACGTCAAGATCGCCGTGAGTGATACCGGTGAGGGAATGAGCCAGGCGACGCAGCTGCAGATCTTCGAACCGTTCTTCACCACGAAGGCGGAAGGCACCGGGCTCGGACTGTCGACGGTCTACGGAATCGTGAAGCAGGCCGGCGGTCACATCTCGGTTTACAGCGAGTCCGGCAGGGGCACCACGTTCAGGGTGTATCTGCCTGTGCAGGAAGCCGGTGATGCGACCACTACCGTGATCAGTGAAGGCATGAGCCAGAGCGGAACGGGTACGGTCCTGCTCGTCGAGGACGATGCGTCGGTGCGCGCGCTTGCGAAGCGCACGCTCGAGGCCAGCGGCTATGAGGTCGTGGAAGCTGCGGATGGAGAGGAAGCGCTTCGCATTGCGGATGGTAAAGCAGGCATCGATGTGGTCGTCACCGACCTGACCATGCCCCATCTCGGCGGCGACGAGCTGGCGACGCGTATCCGCGAGACGAATCCGGACGCAGGCATCGTCCTGATGTCGGGCTTCTCGGAGGTGTCACTCGTGCGCGAAGGCAGGATCGGCGAGCACGACCATTTCCTCGAGAAACCGTTCACGCCGAACGCGCTCGTTGACGTAGTGCGGGAGGCCATGCAGAACATCGACGGCCCGTCCCCGACGGAGCCGCTGTGA
- a CDS encoding lasso RiPP family leader peptide-containing protein: MEKKPYTPPTITEHGDAVKETKGFGGEYWEIMSAKNTSDVKVDW; encoded by the coding sequence ATGGAAAAGAAGCCCTACACCCCGCCGACCATCACGGAGCATGGTGACGCGGTGAAGGAGACGAAGGGATTCGGCGGTGAGTACTGGGAGATCATGTCGGCGAAGAACACCTCCGACGTGAAGGTCGACTGGTAG
- a CDS encoding asparagine synthase-related protein: protein MYVCALRPRGESLSKADVFGYITRLKRDGASLHSIVEGPFAAVAAERPGQHRKMLGRFGGLIGAGDVRLDNRSEVAGLAGVSAQAHTDLELVLAAIDRRGEGVIPRLLGDFAFVCWDARAQKLLAVRDAFGVRPLYRRAAPGLQLFSSDIEPLRIDESYDFEYIADFLSGQTAGLEATVWRGITPIAAGSLVRQRGTVQSPERYWRAEEFVPAEDGDEEENCQRFRSLLEESVQSRVEGAEETWAHLSGGLDSSSIVALSNAAGVEDRRIVNTITIVDTLGEGDERAYSDTVVQRYDLRNEQVRDYWAWQDDGEAPPMTDQPSPLYPFHARDRRAWNTVRQAGGRVLLSGFGADQYLHGNLDYITDLAAKGRIRDAVGEVTAWSVAMRQSFWSVGRRYLLDPFLSRSGQRVERPHWLAPSFAGCTGTGSRMAGSHRFARQITANLNALPAWLERWPYGHEIEMRYPFLYRPLVEASLRLPATQRVRPNARKWILRQATRDVLPEQVRMRSTKGGIDARILWSLHREKPRLDAMLRDPILAQLGCIDAGALRRAVDEARRGIAVNNVQLFSALALETWLSVRNGVHTGAAELTVSAA from the coding sequence ATGTACGTTTGCGCGCTGCGGCCCCGCGGCGAGTCGCTGTCGAAGGCGGATGTCTTCGGTTACATCACGCGCCTCAAGCGGGATGGAGCTTCGCTTCATTCCATCGTCGAAGGACCGTTCGCCGCAGTGGCCGCGGAACGGCCGGGGCAGCATCGCAAGATGCTCGGCCGTTTCGGCGGCCTGATCGGCGCGGGCGACGTGCGGCTGGACAACCGTTCGGAAGTGGCCGGTCTGGCCGGCGTGAGCGCGCAGGCACACACCGATCTGGAGCTGGTGCTGGCGGCCATCGACCGCAGGGGCGAGGGCGTCATACCGCGGCTGCTCGGCGACTTCGCCTTCGTCTGCTGGGACGCGCGCGCGCAGAAGCTGCTGGCCGTCCGCGACGCATTCGGCGTCAGGCCCCTGTACCGGCGTGCGGCGCCGGGCCTGCAGCTGTTTTCGTCGGATATCGAACCGCTGCGGATCGACGAGAGCTATGACTTCGAGTACATCGCCGACTTCCTGAGCGGTCAGACAGCGGGCCTGGAGGCGACGGTGTGGCGCGGCATCACGCCCATCGCCGCCGGCAGCCTGGTGCGCCAGCGCGGCACCGTGCAGAGCCCGGAGCGCTACTGGCGCGCCGAAGAGTTCGTGCCCGCCGAGGACGGCGACGAAGAGGAGAACTGCCAGCGGTTCCGTTCACTTCTCGAGGAGTCGGTACAATCCCGCGTGGAAGGCGCGGAAGAGACGTGGGCGCATCTGTCGGGGGGTCTGGATTCATCGTCGATCGTGGCGCTGTCGAATGCAGCCGGCGTGGAGGACAGGCGGATCGTCAACACGATCACGATCGTCGACACGCTCGGTGAGGGCGACGAGCGCGCGTATTCAGACACGGTCGTGCAGCGCTACGATCTGCGCAACGAGCAGGTTCGCGACTACTGGGCCTGGCAGGATGACGGCGAAGCGCCACCCATGACGGATCAGCCGTCGCCGCTCTACCCGTTCCATGCGCGGGATCGACGCGCGTGGAATACCGTGCGGCAGGCGGGCGGCCGGGTGCTGCTGAGCGGTTTCGGCGCCGACCAGTACCTCCACGGCAACCTCGACTACATCACGGACCTCGCGGCGAAGGGTCGGATCCGCGACGCGGTTGGCGAAGTGACGGCCTGGTCAGTGGCCATGCGGCAGTCCTTCTGGAGCGTCGGTCGCCGCTACCTCCTCGATCCGTTCCTGTCGCGCTCGGGACAGCGTGTCGAGCGACCGCACTGGCTGGCACCTTCCTTCGCGGGCTGTACCGGCACGGGCTCTCGCATGGCGGGCAGCCACCGCTTCGCCCGGCAGATCACGGCCAACCTGAATGCGCTGCCTGCGTGGCTCGAGCGGTGGCCGTACGGTCACGAGATCGAGATGCGATACCCGTTCCTCTACCGGCCGCTGGTCGAGGCATCGCTGCGACTTCCAGCCACGCAGCGGGTGCGGCCGAATGCACGCAAGTGGATCCTGCGGCAGGCGACACGGGATGTGCTGCCGGAGCAGGTACGCATGCGCTCGACCAAGGGTGGTATCGACGCAAGGATCCTGTGGTCGCTGCATCGCGAGAAGCCGCGTCTGGACGCGATGCTGCGCGATCCGATACTGGCGCAGCTGGGCTGCATCGATGCCGGCGCGCTCCGCCGTGCGGTGGACGAAGCGCGGCGCGGCATCGCAGTGAACAACGTACAGCTGTTCAGTGCACTGGCGCTCGAGACGTGGCTGTCCGTGCGCAATGGCGTCCACACGGGCGCTGCGGAGTTGACCGTGAGCGCGGCATGA
- a CDS encoding lasso peptide biosynthesis B2 protein, whose protein sequence is MNTQRPPGVLSCLATLLCMDVLSRVIGLRRTLAFLRRVTPASAAESRPDELIEATAHRVALAAAFYPRRALCLEQSLTLLVLLRRRGVAAELRLGVQPRPFYAHAWVEAGGRPVSESENLPLTFAAFPGLGV, encoded by the coding sequence ATGAATACGCAGCGTCCACCCGGCGTCCTGTCCTGCCTGGCCACTCTCCTGTGCATGGATGTGCTCTCGCGCGTCATCGGTCTGCGCCGCACGCTGGCCTTCCTGCGCCGCGTGACACCCGCGTCTGCTGCGGAGTCGCGTCCGGACGAGCTGATCGAGGCGACGGCTCATCGCGTAGCGCTGGCTGCGGCGTTCTATCCGCGCCGCGCCCTCTGCCTGGAGCAGTCCCTGACGCTCCTGGTGCTGCTGCGCCGGCGCGGTGTGGCTGCGGAGCTCCGGCTGGGAGTGCAGCCGCGTCCGTTCTACGCCCACGCCTGGGTCGAAGCGGGTGGCAGGCCGGTCAGCGAATCGGAGAATCTGCCGCTCACGTTCGCCGCCTTCCCCGGTCTCGGAGTCTGA
- a CDS encoding PqqD family protein, with amino-acid sequence MFDQLLGRRRRASGTVRQDAPLRPSRDVLVAERDGVAVLLDLRRSVYLGLDEVGTVAWREIENGGSPASVTRRVCEEYDAPADLVQADIQKFITDLRRRRLVVTA; translated from the coding sequence ATGTTCGACCAGCTGCTGGGACGGCGCCGCAGGGCTTCCGGGACAGTGCGGCAGGACGCTCCGCTGCGTCCGTCACGGGACGTCCTCGTGGCGGAGCGGGACGGCGTCGCGGTCCTGCTGGACCTCAGGCGTTCGGTGTATCTCGGCCTCGATGAGGTCGGTACGGTGGCGTGGCGCGAGATCGAGAATGGCGGCAGCCCGGCCTCGGTGACGCGTCGTGTCTGCGAGGAATACGACGCTCCGGCCGACCTCGTGCAGGCGGACATCCAGAAGTTCATCACGGATCTGCGCCGGCGCCGTCTGGTGGTGACCGCATGA
- a CDS encoding response regulator transcription factor, with the protein MRRILIVEDNPDLAFGLRNNLEIEGYDISVAEDGLAGLREARSSRPDLIILDLMMPGLDGYRVLRTLRDEGNSTPVLILSAKGEEADKVRGFRMGADDFVTKPFSLLELLARVEALLRRSSQDDRATSAQTFQFGDVRIDPAARRVTRRGEAVELTDREFSLLMALAGRGGAVASRQDLLLEVWGHRGTVLSRTVDTHVAELRRKLEDDPAAPRHLVTVRKRGYRLQA; encoded by the coding sequence ATGCGCCGCATACTCATCGTTGAAGACAATCCGGACCTTGCGTTCGGCCTCCGCAACAACCTGGAGATCGAGGGCTACGACATCTCCGTAGCCGAGGACGGCCTGGCCGGCCTGCGGGAAGCCCGGTCCAGCCGACCCGATCTGATCATCCTCGACCTCATGATGCCCGGCCTGGACGGCTACCGCGTGTTGCGGACGCTGCGGGATGAAGGCAACAGCACTCCGGTGCTGATCCTGTCGGCCAAGGGCGAAGAAGCGGACAAGGTGCGGGGCTTCCGAATGGGTGCGGACGACTTCGTCACGAAGCCGTTCAGCCTCCTCGAGCTCCTGGCGCGCGTGGAGGCGCTGCTGCGTCGGTCGTCACAGGACGACCGTGCCACGTCGGCGCAGACGTTCCAGTTCGGGGACGTGCGCATCGATCCGGCAGCGCGGCGCGTGACTCGACGGGGCGAGGCGGTCGAGCTGACGGACCGTGAATTCTCGCTGCTGATGGCGCTGGCCGGTCGTGGCGGTGCCGTAGCCAGCCGACAGGATCTGCTGCTGGAGGTATGGGGTCATCGCGGGACCGTGCTCAGCCGCACGGTCGACACACACGTCGCAGAGCTGCGCCGCAAGCTGGAGGATGACCCCGCCGCCCCCCGGCATCTGGTGACCGTCAGAAAGCGGGGCTACCGGCTTCAGGCGTGA
- a CDS encoding HAMP domain-containing sensor histidine kinase has translation MINRLLEQLDNPRRHLAFLVGVLALVFVLTGVVAWRASAAERDRAELARKTLDKTAQTALKDWSLLYNTYAGSLIPHYAQHVMKPQLSLDTLREAVGVADICAICSPGQRIPSAFTIDAVTGAVEWSGDPVDARVGPAVLARIAVGEISKFHDALRGGFYFIETDTTTVSALVFVISEDGATAPRITGVVLDRVTSQEMLAFAATKARLLQTSTVPGATAEELFARSAYVGDTQLFGAGSSEAFQRGSVGTPVYGLTLAVGPQPAAVDLLQFGADPVAERLTMIMLLLVIGALLAMALLQVRREAELTRLRADFVSGVSHELRTPLAQIRMFTETLLLGRVRSDVERRRSLEIIDQEARRLAHLVENVLLFSKTEGGRRARVAPEPTHFAEEVRHAVESFTLLSRNRDVELRTELQENITVEVDRMALRQILINLVDNALKYGPAGQRITVGAALFDDVARLWVDDEGTGIPAEERSRVFESFYRLPRDIESRVTGSGIGLAVVRELARLHGGDAWAEAAPGRGTRIVVQFPDAYVRSDQAGDFAAAS, from the coding sequence TTGATCAACCGTCTTCTGGAGCAGCTCGATAATCCGCGCCGGCACCTGGCCTTCCTGGTTGGGGTGCTGGCGCTGGTGTTCGTGCTGACCGGGGTGGTGGCGTGGCGGGCGAGCGCAGCGGAACGTGACCGCGCGGAGCTGGCGCGCAAGACGCTGGACAAGACGGCGCAGACGGCCCTGAAGGACTGGAGCCTGCTTTACAACACCTATGCCGGATCGCTGATCCCCCATTATGCGCAGCACGTGATGAAGCCGCAGCTCTCGCTCGACACGCTGAGGGAGGCGGTGGGGGTGGCGGACATCTGCGCAATATGCAGTCCCGGACAGCGGATTCCATCGGCATTCACCATCGATGCGGTAACCGGTGCGGTGGAATGGTCGGGTGACCCGGTCGATGCGCGTGTCGGACCGGCGGTGCTGGCGCGCATTGCTGTGGGCGAAATTTCGAAGTTCCACGACGCGTTACGGGGCGGCTTCTACTTCATCGAGACGGACACGACGACCGTGAGTGCACTGGTCTTCGTGATCTCGGAGGATGGCGCAACCGCTCCGCGTATCACCGGCGTGGTGCTGGACCGTGTCACGTCGCAGGAGATGCTGGCCTTTGCAGCGACGAAGGCGCGGCTGCTCCAGACCTCGACGGTGCCGGGCGCGACCGCGGAGGAGTTGTTTGCGCGATCGGCCTATGTCGGTGATACGCAGTTGTTCGGCGCGGGGTCGAGTGAGGCGTTCCAGCGGGGCTCGGTAGGCACACCGGTATACGGTCTCACGCTTGCGGTCGGGCCGCAGCCTGCGGCAGTGGATCTGTTGCAGTTCGGCGCGGATCCAGTGGCGGAGCGCCTGACGATGATCATGCTGCTGCTGGTGATCGGGGCACTGCTGGCGATGGCGCTGTTGCAGGTGCGTCGGGAAGCGGAGCTGACGCGGCTGCGTGCGGATTTCGTGTCCGGCGTATCGCATGAATTGCGCACGCCGCTGGCGCAGATCCGGATGTTCACGGAAACGCTGCTGCTCGGACGTGTGCGCTCGGATGTGGAGCGGCGGAGGTCGCTGGAGATCATCGACCAGGAGGCGCGTCGTCTAGCGCACCTGGTGGAGAACGTGCTGCTGTTCTCAAAGACGGAAGGCGGCCGGCGCGCGCGGGTGGCGCCGGAGCCGACGCATTTCGCGGAGGAGGTGCGGCATGCCGTGGAGAGCTTCACGCTGCTGAGCCGCAACCGCGACGTGGAGCTGCGCACGGAGCTGCAGGAGAACATCACCGTCGAGGTAGACCGGATGGCGCTGCGGCAGATCCTGATCAACCTGGTGGACAACGCGCTGAAGTATGGCCCGGCGGGGCAGCGTATCACGGTCGGTGCAGCGCTGTTCGATGACGTGGCCCGTCTCTGGGTGGACGACGAGGGGACGGGAATCCCGGCAGAGGAGCGGTCTCGGGTGTTCGAGTCGTTCTACCGTCTTCCGCGCGACATCGAATCGCGTGTGACCGGTAGCGGCATCGGACTGGCCGTCGTGCGTGAGCTGGCGCGGCTGCACGGCGGGGACGCGTGGGCCGAAGCCGCACCGGGCCGGGGCACGCGCATTGTCGTGCAGTTCCCTGATGCATACGTTCGCAGCGATCAGGCGGGTGATTTCGCAGCCGCATCGTAG